The Thiogranum longum genome includes a region encoding these proteins:
- a CDS encoding beta strand repeat-containing protein, whose product MTNHALDKVTPSATLMDAMVCISRNAALRLFRSNLLQFLVICFLWAPINAAAAVVVTPATGPIYGGATVTITGTGFVSDPVTEIYLGSSLATNLVIIDDTTLTVTTPVGPSAGPVAVDVFFQSMTNDYTANAYTYEDVSITSVTPSAGPLSGGTSVTILGNHFAAPLTVAFGPNQAVTVNVIDSQTLSVITPPESMTPGPVDVVVTLTSAMATATLANGFTYGQPSVTDILPTSGPLSGSTAITINGSGFSGVSTVDINIDGIPATGVTIVSDVVMTAITPSGMTLGPVDVDIQYDSGASGSTFLPGGFTYEDVTVTSATPSSGPILGGTTVTILGTLFSEPLTVTFDGVQATTVSVVDSQTLSVVTPPASMLAGLVDVVVSTTAPAATGTLINGFTYVQPTVSGVNPSNGPLYGGTPFAISGSGFSDITTVEIMVDRLSATGITIVDDNTITATTPQGLISGPTDINLQYDSGASGADFLAGAFTYDNISITSISPLQGPAGGGTQLRVEGSLFTSPMSVLIGGVSATDINVLDEGLLLVTTPSGVSSTTVDVSLSVPGTPVSATLANVFSYAASNIGSITPSTGSTQGGALVTINGSDMPNNATVSFGGVLATNVTLIDKDTLSAIAPPNSAGTITVSVSDASGTLNLPNAFTYVAPPPQISSISPSSGLAAGGSNVTISGSDFQSGLSATIGGQNLTALAYVDSNTVTGAVPVLPLGTADVTVTNSDGQSTTFPAGFNVVSQLPQVSNVAGDVAPYGAPDGALNAGDLVIMQQFVTGSKTPTAQELLVADVAPLNSPDGTLNVGDSLVLTRAVLGQITLNPISNGSGTPSVDSATPVSGQNPYVISGTALPNTTVSIYVNGVVQQQVTSDGSGVYTANVVLEDGQNAIYASADDGTGNITTTNQVQATYENNISRSQGGIVPTDTAWTAGSPPQAYRITSDLVITAGTRLTLQPGVVLEFDDNVGLVINGELQVLGSPEQPVTFTSSNQAAPVKGIWTGIQFGATSGNSVIDGAVIEWAVNGITASTASNLVVTNSNIRNYSVSGISFSGGSTGSITNNVINNFDQTGSGILVDQSSPLIDGNTLRNNLYGIDISSASPLVQNNVIQENVIGILIRGDNANPVVSGNTLAANTNYGVQVTGTGLDATNPQPVVSGNNLYGNATAGLYVTGYGSSSSVVLDVTNNWWGDATPVLGNQILVNAGDTPASAVDFSSPQTGISAGPVITGLTVTETYISPSISPGIKDSSTVSATLSEAANWSVNISGGTGIARTFNGSGTTVLANWDGRDNSAVVLPDGRYSVSINATSSSSGLSLVGSHNFTITVDNTVPVADLDYALQNATYQSVLSIPITGSAADTNPSSYQIEYGVGSAPSSWVVISNIQNKNVSSGVLANWAIADTSGLQIPNGLYSVRVTVNDLAGSSSTDVVTIGVQNSLLYNVSAVATTTIRPAFDEMASVSFSVLLPSTTVTYTISDERTGQVVRTLQQVYGASTSNTLAWDGKDDIGNYVPDEAYVYTLAALTGPELQSVTPVSYQNAFGGIIGDFNTSFDPIRNEFWNNNVTLLGLSRVTLCISGTNAQTFCEGTSTDGFKALDGVPFEGGLQIAYWDGYDPSGNPFSGNTYGFYAAAPIPLPINTILVKGTTPFISGENTAPNIEVKSNPYIVTHSYEEQTQIRFQLDQDSVVSVKLLPPGISDANDPSAQILVNAATLSAEVSPGVAQTHTAIWKGYDDSVPVPDTNNILVETEGTYTFTIEATSVVTGLTSIYRGAVTLYH is encoded by the coding sequence ATGACTAATCATGCGCTCGATAAAGTCACCCCGTCCGCGACACTGATGGATGCCATGGTCTGTATAAGCAGAAACGCTGCTTTACGGTTGTTTCGATCGAATCTACTTCAGTTTCTCGTTATTTGCTTCCTCTGGGCCCCCATAAACGCTGCGGCAGCTGTCGTGGTGACACCTGCTACAGGGCCGATTTACGGTGGTGCGACAGTGACAATCACGGGCACTGGTTTCGTTTCTGATCCTGTGACCGAAATTTATTTAGGGAGCTCTCTTGCTACAAACTTGGTCATCATCGATGACACAACATTGACCGTTACAACGCCAGTAGGGCCGAGTGCAGGTCCTGTTGCCGTCGATGTCTTTTTCCAGAGCATGACAAATGACTACACAGCCAATGCGTATACCTATGAAGATGTCAGTATCACATCCGTCACCCCTTCTGCGGGGCCGTTAAGTGGTGGTACATCGGTAACCATCCTTGGCAACCATTTTGCTGCACCATTAACCGTGGCATTCGGACCTAATCAGGCTGTTACGGTCAACGTGATTGACAGTCAAACATTGTCGGTTATTACTCCGCCTGAATCTATGACACCAGGGCCTGTCGATGTGGTGGTTACACTCACCAGTGCTATGGCGACTGCCACGCTAGCCAATGGATTTACTTATGGCCAACCGTCGGTGACGGATATATTACCTACTAGCGGCCCGCTGAGTGGTAGCACGGCGATTACGATAAATGGTAGTGGTTTTTCGGGTGTTAGCACGGTTGACATAAACATTGATGGTATCCCGGCGACGGGTGTCACGATAGTCAGTGATGTTGTGATGACTGCTATAACGCCATCAGGAATGACGCTTGGCCCAGTTGATGTTGACATACAATATGATTCTGGCGCTTCAGGATCGACATTCCTTCCGGGTGGGTTTACCTATGAGGACGTCACGGTCACCTCCGCTACACCTTCTTCAGGCCCAATCCTTGGTGGAACGACGGTAACCATCTTGGGAACGTTGTTTTCAGAACCACTTACCGTGACGTTTGATGGAGTACAAGCAACCACCGTTAGCGTTGTTGATAGTCAGACGCTGTCCGTTGTTACACCACCCGCATCAATGTTGGCGGGGTTAGTCGATGTGGTAGTCAGTACCACTGCGCCTGCAGCAACCGGAACGCTGATTAATGGATTTACCTATGTACAGCCGACAGTCTCAGGGGTTAATCCTTCAAACGGTCCATTATACGGTGGGACACCATTCGCTATCAGCGGTAGCGGCTTTTCGGATATAACGACAGTAGAGATAATGGTGGATAGGTTATCAGCTACCGGTATTACTATCGTTGATGACAACACTATAACCGCCACCACCCCGCAGGGCTTGATCAGTGGTCCAACTGATATTAATTTGCAGTATGACTCGGGTGCCTCAGGGGCAGATTTTTTAGCGGGTGCCTTTACGTATGACAATATCAGCATAACCTCAATCTCGCCTTTACAGGGGCCTGCGGGTGGTGGCACGCAGTTACGTGTCGAAGGGTCGCTTTTCACTAGCCCTATGAGTGTTTTAATTGGAGGAGTTTCGGCTACCGATATCAATGTTCTCGATGAGGGCTTGCTTCTCGTAACAACGCCCTCGGGTGTTTCGTCCACGACAGTCGATGTGTCACTGAGCGTACCTGGCACACCCGTATCGGCTACTTTAGCTAACGTTTTTTCTTACGCCGCCTCAAACATAGGATCGATAACGCCTTCCACCGGGTCTACGCAGGGTGGAGCACTTGTGACTATTAACGGTAGCGATATGCCTAACAATGCAACCGTATCATTTGGAGGGGTGCTTGCTACCAATGTAACCCTGATCGACAAGGACACGTTATCTGCGATTGCCCCACCAAACTCAGCAGGAACAATAACGGTCAGCGTTTCTGACGCTTCAGGAACGTTGAATCTCCCCAACGCCTTTACCTACGTGGCACCACCGCCCCAGATAAGCAGTATATCGCCTTCGTCAGGACTGGCAGCAGGTGGGTCAAATGTCACAATTTCCGGTAGTGACTTCCAGTCAGGGCTGAGTGCAACAATTGGTGGTCAGAACTTAACTGCACTAGCGTATGTCGATAGCAACACCGTGACCGGTGCGGTACCGGTGCTGCCGCTAGGTACAGCTGATGTCACCGTGACGAACTCAGATGGCCAGAGCACTACGTTCCCGGCAGGGTTTAACGTGGTTTCCCAGTTACCTCAGGTCTCTAATGTCGCGGGCGATGTGGCACCGTACGGTGCGCCGGATGGGGCGCTAAATGCGGGTGACCTTGTGATAATGCAGCAGTTTGTGACAGGGTCGAAGACACCCACGGCACAAGAGTTACTGGTCGCCGATGTGGCCCCATTAAATAGTCCCGATGGCACCCTGAATGTGGGTGACTCTTTGGTGCTCACGCGCGCTGTGTTGGGACAGATCACGCTCAATCCCATTAGCAACGGTAGCGGGACGCCTTCGGTGGACAGTGCTACGCCGGTCTCCGGCCAGAACCCGTATGTCATTTCAGGCACCGCACTGCCCAATACTACCGTGAGTATCTATGTGAATGGCGTTGTACAACAACAAGTCACCAGTGACGGAAGCGGGGTTTATACGGCCAATGTTGTACTGGAAGATGGACAGAACGCTATCTATGCGAGCGCAGATGATGGAACCGGAAATATCACCACCACCAACCAGGTGCAAGCGACTTACGAGAACAACATCAGCCGAAGTCAGGGCGGCATCGTCCCAACGGATACCGCCTGGACAGCAGGTTCACCACCACAGGCCTATCGGATCACGTCGGATTTGGTTATTACTGCCGGTACCCGCCTGACGCTTCAGCCGGGTGTTGTGCTTGAATTTGATGATAATGTCGGCTTGGTTATAAATGGAGAATTACAGGTGCTGGGCTCACCGGAACAACCAGTAACCTTCACGTCTTCTAATCAAGCAGCCCCCGTTAAGGGCATCTGGACGGGCATCCAGTTTGGCGCCACCTCGGGAAATTCCGTTATTGACGGGGCGGTTATCGAATGGGCCGTCAACGGCATCACTGCGTCAACTGCAAGCAATCTTGTCGTGACGAATAGTAATATCCGCAATTACAGCGTTAGTGGTATTAGTTTTAGCGGTGGCTCAACAGGCTCGATTACCAACAACGTCATTAACAATTTTGATCAAACCGGCAGCGGAATTCTTGTTGACCAGTCATCGCCACTAATCGATGGGAATACACTTCGGAACAACCTGTATGGTATTGATATCTCTTCGGCCTCCCCGCTGGTACAGAACAATGTCATTCAGGAAAATGTGATTGGCATCCTTATACGGGGCGATAATGCAAACCCGGTTGTCAGTGGGAACACCTTGGCAGCCAATACCAATTACGGTGTGCAAGTGACCGGTACCGGCCTGGATGCTACCAACCCACAACCGGTGGTCAGCGGAAACAATCTCTACGGAAATGCTACGGCGGGGTTATATGTTACGGGATATGGCTCCAGTAGCAGTGTGGTGCTGGACGTTACAAATAACTGGTGGGGTGATGCAACACCTGTTCTAGGAAACCAGATACTGGTGAATGCCGGTGATACGCCAGCATCGGCTGTAGACTTCAGCAGCCCACAGACTGGAATATCGGCAGGTCCTGTCATTACGGGGTTGACGGTAACAGAAACCTATATTTCCCCTTCAATCAGCCCTGGGATCAAAGACAGCAGTACTGTCAGCGCCACACTCAGTGAAGCGGCCAATTGGTCAGTTAACATCAGTGGTGGCACCGGGATAGCCCGTACCTTTAACGGGTCAGGCACGACGGTTCTGGCGAACTGGGACGGTCGCGACAACAGTGCCGTGGTACTTCCTGATGGTCGGTATTCGGTGTCGATTAATGCTACATCCAGTAGCAGCGGTTTGAGCTTAGTTGGGAGCCATAATTTCACGATAACCGTGGATAACACGGTACCAGTGGCTGATCTTGACTATGCGCTTCAGAATGCGACCTACCAGAGTGTGCTGAGTATCCCGATTACGGGCAGTGCCGCAGACACCAACCCGAGTAGTTATCAGATTGAGTATGGGGTTGGCTCTGCACCGTCCTCATGGGTGGTTATTTCAAATATACAGAACAAGAATGTGTCTTCCGGTGTACTGGCTAACTGGGCTATTGCAGATACCAGTGGCCTTCAGATACCCAATGGTCTTTACTCAGTTCGAGTCACGGTAAATGATCTGGCTGGGAGTAGTAGTACCGATGTCGTCACTATCGGCGTTCAGAATAGCCTGCTCTACAATGTGTCAGCTGTTGCTACAACAACCATAAGACCAGCCTTTGATGAAATGGCGTCGGTATCGTTTAGTGTATTACTGCCCTCTACCACGGTCACGTACACAATATCCGATGAGCGAACCGGGCAAGTCGTTCGTACGCTTCAACAAGTCTACGGCGCATCTACCAGCAATACCCTTGCATGGGATGGGAAAGATGACATCGGGAACTATGTGCCCGACGAGGCATATGTTTATACGCTTGCTGCGCTTACCGGCCCCGAGTTACAGAGCGTCACGCCAGTTTCTTATCAGAACGCGTTTGGCGGCATAATTGGAGACTTCAACACTAGCTTTGATCCCATTCGAAATGAATTTTGGAATAACAATGTAACCCTGCTAGGGCTGAGCCGAGTGACACTTTGTATTTCGGGTACAAATGCACAAACGTTTTGTGAGGGAACCTCAACCGATGGCTTCAAGGCACTGGACGGTGTCCCGTTTGAGGGAGGCCTCCAGATCGCTTACTGGGATGGCTATGATCCTTCTGGCAATCCATTTTCCGGTAATACCTACGGTTTCTATGCTGCTGCGCCCATACCGTTACCCATCAACACAATTCTCGTAAAGGGAACGACCCCCTTTATTTCAGGTGAGAACACGGCACCCAATATCGAAGTAAAGTCAAACCCATACATCGTCACGCACAGCTACGAGGAGCAAACACAAATACGATTCCAGCTTGATCAGGATTCTGTGGTGAGTGTAAAACTGCTACCGCCGGGCATATCTGACGCCAATGACCCGTCGGCACAAATTCTGGTCAACGCCGCCACGCTATCGGCAGAAGTTTCACCGGGTGTGGCACAAACACACACGGCGATCTGGAAGGGTTATGACGATTCTGTGCCTGTCCCGGATACCAATAACATTCTGGTGGAAACTGAAGGCACGTATACCTTCACCATTGAAGCGACCAGCGTGGTGACGGGCTTGACGTCAATCTACCGTGGCGCAGTGACGTTGTACCATTAG
- a CDS encoding chromate resistance protein ChrB domain-containing protein, whose amino-acid sequence MAKCLVVCRFISLALSVLLLSSCFVQTSSPAKEFYTWNGLEPDKWASAWLINRHIAPTSKLSILPAGAQLSGAIAFDIPEATYRRRHGLSTYEGLIQAHGLENDPVLKRIGEIINHIEISPWTTPDSDDAIVVENRYRDLQQKFSRNHVPVRCYSGFFDRLYQMLESNPSTMNTIGLEASLDVASICGEDVAPNVEYMQQAVLEYPINNILEMIAKGKKVVFVDTREEPEYDEFHIPGAINIRLRDVSFETVTQLDGADLVISYCIKDFRGYEVAQALRRVGVQPVGIMKPYGLKGWKDLGLPVAERDAVSDEAALTLLQHCAQQKACRNTNNKS is encoded by the coding sequence ATGGCTAAGTGTTTGGTTGTGTGTCGTTTCATCAGTCTTGCGCTATCCGTGTTGCTGTTGTCGTCGTGTTTTGTCCAGACGAGCTCACCTGCCAAAGAATTCTACACGTGGAACGGTCTTGAACCGGATAAGTGGGCGTCTGCCTGGCTCATCAACCGGCACATTGCACCAACCTCGAAGTTAAGTATCCTTCCTGCTGGCGCCCAGTTGAGTGGCGCTATCGCCTTTGATATTCCCGAGGCGACCTACCGTCGTCGTCACGGGCTGTCAACCTACGAAGGTTTGATACAAGCACATGGCCTCGAAAATGACCCGGTGCTCAAACGGATTGGCGAAATCATCAACCATATTGAAATTTCGCCATGGACCACACCGGACAGTGATGATGCGATTGTGGTTGAGAACCGCTATCGAGATCTGCAACAGAAATTTTCCCGTAACCATGTTCCGGTTCGTTGTTACAGCGGGTTTTTTGACCGCCTCTACCAGATGCTTGAAAGTAACCCGTCCACAATGAATACCATTGGTCTGGAAGCCAGCCTCGATGTGGCTTCCATATGTGGTGAGGATGTAGCGCCCAACGTTGAATACATGCAACAGGCCGTATTGGAGTACCCCATCAACAACATACTGGAGATGATTGCCAAGGGTAAGAAGGTAGTGTTTGTCGATACGCGCGAAGAACCAGAATACGACGAATTTCATATTCCAGGGGCCATCAATATACGCCTTCGTGACGTTAGTTTTGAAACTGTCACGCAGCTTGATGGAGCGGACTTGGTGATCAGTTACTGCATCAAGGACTTTCGTGGTTACGAGGTTGCTCAAGCACTGCGCCGTGTGGGAGTGCAGCCAGTCGGTATTATGAAACCGTATGGACTGAAGGGCTGGAAAGATCTGGGGTTACCGGTTGCTGAGCGTGATGCTGTTTCTGATGAAGCGGCCTTGACGCTATTGCAGCACTGTGCACAACAAAAGGCATGTAGAAACACTAATAATAAATCGTAA